One Misgurnus anguillicaudatus chromosome 20, ASM2758022v2, whole genome shotgun sequence DNA segment encodes these proteins:
- the dbpa gene encoding D site albumin promoter binding protein a yields MSRPISQILPPDLPAGTSPQLGPSNPAGTTTNSHLNNSMASLKSLLQLPIKGDQRGKDCCEMKDKEKPLDSDEDSLGAAGGMNGSSGSVRSTNQSTFLGPLLWERSLPCDGGLFQLQYMDLEEFLTENGMGCMPSGNTCSTAAQVPSQSTQSAVPSQSSQCPPSSSPPCSSSASSISSLSSSSSSSSLLGLDVPQAPGLLGGPECLHGAQTAPPDPSPSPSCPPPPVAPPTNAADVMVNFDPDPADLALSSVPGQEAFDPRRHRFSDEELKPQPMIKKARKMLVPDEQKDDKYWSRRYKNNEAAKRSRDARRLKENQISVRAAFLERENAALRQEVADMRKELGRCRNIINKYESRHGDL; encoded by the exons ATGTCCAGGCCAATTTCTCAGATATTGCCACCCGATCTTCCAGCAGGGACCAGTCCACAGCTCGGACCATCTAACCCTGCAGGTACCACCACCAATAGCCACCTGAATAACTCTATGGCGAGCCTAAAATCTCTTCTTCAGCTGCCTATTAAAGGGGACCAGAGAGGAAAAGACTGCTGTGAGATGAAAG ATAAAGAAAAACCTTTGGACTCTGATGAGGATTCATTGGGCGCAGCCGGGGGCATGAACGGCAGCAGCGGCTCCGTGCGCTCCACCAATCAGTCCACCTTCCTCGGACCGTTGCTTTGGGAGCGCTCGTTGCCGTGCGACGGCGGCCTGTTCCAGCTCCAATACATGGACCTGGAGGAGTTTTTGACGGAGAACGGAATGGGTTGCATGCCATCGGGAAACACTTGCAGTACGGCCGCCCAGGTGCCTTCCCAGAGCACCCAGTCGGCCGTTCCTAGCCAGAGCTCACAGTGCCCACCCTCTTCCTCTCCGCCCTGCTCTTCCTCCGCTTCATCCATCTCATCCCTCTCTTCTTCATCCTCGTCATCTTCGTTGCTGGGACTGGATGTACCGCAGGCCCCTGGACTGCTGGGAGGTCCCGAGTGTCTTCACG GAGCTCAAACTGCACCGCCTGACCCCTCTCCAAGCCCCTCCTGCCCACCTCCGCcagtagccccgcccaccaacGCGGCCGATGTCATGGTGAACTTCGATCCTGATCCCGCTGACCTCGCTTTGTCCAGCGTGCCAGGCCAGGAGGCGTTTGATCCACGAAGGCATCGCTTTTCAGACGAAGAGCTGAAGCCTCAGCCCATGATTAAGAAGGCTCGCAAAATGCTTGTGCCAGATGAGCAGAAG GATGACAAGTACTGGAGTCGGCGGTATAAGAACAACGAAGCGGCGAAACGTTCCCGCGACGCCCGCCGACTGAAGGAGAACCAGATTTCCGTCCGAGCGGCATTCTTAGAACGGGAAAACGCCGCTCTTCGGCAGGAAGTCGCCGACATGCGAAAAGAGCTGGGCCGCTGTCGCAACATCATCAACAAATATGAGAGCCGTCACGGAGACTTATGA
- the znf865 gene encoding zinc finger protein 865 has protein sequence MFQFGKYPMDILEMLSGHQAHQFKGLGLERQLQHQQQVQLQHQQQLQQQQQQQSEASGSLLSGLGLGSLQGSRSNAFADSSSLFAKMSAPPPPLPQQTQSSSQSTRKSSKMSSSSGSGSSASGYPQFLRTFHPAEAALAQEQLHSGMGRFDFGGGSTGGGSGVIGGVVTSAPPPPPLHPGLSVPQPSPGPSSSSPSPSSSTTTSNNPPSSSSSVAGLVGAQSDARSLHQQFSCMLAANQYLFSGVPTNASLEQFLVQQGPHNHLGLADSNTGLAPPPALHPSHTHGHPAPQPQQQQQQLPPHALSHPHSHAHPHHPLHPAPQPSPLGGFDFQGIPVLSSNQLASLMQQEAGLPLPLPLHLSVPKDDGKGDGVSGAGGSGGSGSRRKKAMAGYLPQRKTDGSSSSSTSSANCHGSSGAHGHDGSSGLVGGGGGVGMRGLGGDPSSILSSSAPSSSSSTVSSSSSSAPSSNSASVLVSNISQNPKSENQQSMTPNIPQPEQEPVYHCGECGKTFSHLPSLRRHIRCHEEDANGPNSSTNPSHQHQSDLPHSTQDGISQNAHHPHEQNPDPMSSTCSSPDKSYCCNECGKGFKKRGHLLQHGVIHSGDRPYACSVCERSFNRRESLTRHEKIHEDKPYRCPACGRCFRESTSLLNHAASGNCGKPGRRSRSSDGDSIGSVECKVENDFPGGQISDDKELVFCKNEDGMAGMSCDSMYSQGGSGRQNPVGKTEEKYNPEYSRDPYQTSYRVDDYRRQQGNPSSYSGDSCNNSMSSPALRKAPLAPTLLPHTQNQQQQHHHQQQSHLPLSSLLDDSEDEVTSSAMSAIAAAAAASVLPAEMNNTGGREERRDIIGGLLGGLGFGSMGPSSSTSAGNGGNEECLSGSMIPLSHPTQQQQQPPPNSQNANPNAKPKRPRKPRQKREPRPGGAPGEGVKRRRNNQGGAAGDGSERPYLCTVCGRGFSRRETLRRHERVHTGEKPFHCDICGKDFREPFHLTKHHTVHSGEKNYKCTLCGKDFGYAQSLKRHEKLHLRGDFKPRRSKTKSAANQGGPANQEQTNQSNSGAYYSYSQENKVQGSNASTSNQPPPKLYTCEICWKSFRHHFHLTAHHQAIHEHGGEKLFSCEVCGKAFSYSNSLTRHRLSQHGLSRTGPTPQPTGTESIGNAPSVSESEAATNALLHITPESGGHGVQQPHSTIAHTQHPQPAGYSPLFYTPESGHHSSNVSSHPQHLHYSNPNMGPLQLQQPLSGKGQLIYSGVQGNTLHSTPPHINISSTHHPQHHQQQHPFSMQSQHLQQSPQAQEDATQRKKKKKKKKYKLTSDLPLLSGFSAYEIARRQIYLKRKKCRLQQQRKRKKWIAQLKWAKFTGGGLGMNVGGGTWRVGQLRFRGLRSLVVPLKSYSCPVCPFTTFTSHITLSVHRATRHPPRKHGRHVRLRCIVCGKRSRRLLSALRHRAYHLSQGAFSCSHCPSRFWNGAHLRRHRFACRRVSRGNKISIKGTNVQKAMDQIERSRVVTGYRH, from the coding sequence ATGTTTCAGTTTGGAAAGTACCCCATGGACATTTTAGAGATGCTCAGTGGACACCAGGCTCACCAGTTCAAAGGACTGGGACTGGAAAGACAACTGCAGCACCAACAGCAGGTCCAACTTCAGCACCAGCAGCAGCTTCAacagcagcagcaacaacaaAGTGAGGCCTCAGGTAGCCTCCTGTCTGGGCTTGGTCTTGGCTCCCTTCAAGGATCTAGAAGTAATGCATTTGCCGACTCCTCATCATTGTTTGCCAAAATGAGTGCACCCCCTCCACCTCTCCCACAACAAACTCAGTCCTCGTCACAAAGCACACGTAAATCTAGCAAGATGAGCAGCAGCAGTGGGAGCGGCAGTTCTGCCTCTGGCTATCCACAGTTCCTACGTACATTTCACCCTGCCGAGGCTGCTCTAGCTCAGGAGCAGCTTCATTCAGGAATGGGCCGATTTGATTTTGGAGGGGGAAGTACTGGAGGAGGCTCTGGGGTAATTGGAGGAGTTGTAACATCTGCCCCACCGCCACCACCCTTGCATCCTGGCCTCTCTGTTCCTCAGCCATCCCCTGGACCATCCTCCTCATCGCCCTCTCCTTCGAGTTCTACCACCACATCAAATAACCCCCCCAGCAGTAGCAGTTCAGTGGCTGGATTAGTTGGAGCCCAGTCTGATGCAAGAAGTTTACACCAGCAGTTCAGTTGCATGCTTGCTGCAAACCAATACCTGTTTTCTGGAGTGCCCACAAATGCTAGTTTGGAACAGTTTCTAGTTCAGCAAGGGCCCCATAATCATCTTGGACTTGCAGACTCCAATACAGGTCTTGCTCCCCCTCCAGCCCTTCATCCTTCACACACCCATGGCCATCCAGCCCCCCAGCCccaacaacagcagcagcagtTGCCACCTCATGCGTTGTCTCACCCACACAGCCATGCGCATCCACACCACCCTCTTCACCCTGCCCCCCAACCATCACCTCTTGGTGGTTTTGATTTCCAAGGCATTCCTGTTCTTTCCTCTAATCAGCTGGCTTCCCTAATGCAACAAGAAGCAGGTCTCCCTTTGCCACTCCCATTACATCTTTCTGTACCAAAGGATGATGGTAAAGGAGACGGCGTATCTGGGGCTGGAGGAAGTGGAGGTAGTGGCAGCAGGAGAAAGAAAGCCATGGCTGGCTACCTGCCCCAGAGAAAGACAGATGGTAGCAGTAGCAGCAGTACTAGCAGCGCTAACTGCCATGGCAGCTCTGGGGCACATGGTCATGATGGGTCCTCTGGTCTTGTGGGAGGAGGTGGAGGGGTTGGCATGAGGGGTCTTGGTGGTGACCCCTCCTCCATCCTCTCCTCGTCAGCACCGTCCTCCTCTTCTTCAACTgtctcctcctcttcttcctctgccCCATCCTCAAACTCTGCCTCTGTGTTGGTATCAAATATCTCCCAGAACCCCAAATCTGAAAACCAGCAATCAATGACTCCTAATATCCCACAGCCTGAGCAAGAGCCTGTCTATCATTGTGGAGAGTGTGGCAAGACTTTTTCTCATCTACCAAGTCTTCGGCGACACATACGCTGTCATGAAGAAGATGCTAATGGTCCCAATAGCAGCACAAACCCAAGTCATCAGCATCAGTCAGATCTCCCACACTCAACACAGGATGGAATTTCTCAAAATGCTCACCACCCACATGAACAGAATCCAGACCCAATGTCTTCCACTTGCTCAAGTCCAGATAAGTCTTACTGCTGTAATGAATGTGGAAAGGGATTCAAGAAGAGAGGACACCTCCTTCAGCACGGTGTCATCCACTCTGGAGATCGCCCATATGCTTGCTCTGTCTGTGAGCGTTCGTTCAACCGACGAGAGTCGCTCACTCGACATGAGAAAATTCACGAAGATAAGCCCTATCGCTGTCCAGCATGTGGCCGCTGCTTTAGAGAGAGCACTTCCTTGCTGAACCATGCTGCCTCTGGTAACTGTGGCAAGCCAGGGAGGAGATCTAGAAGCAGTGATGGTGACTCAATAGGTTCAGTGGAGTGCAAGGTTGAAAACGATTTCCCAGGTGGACAAATAAGTGATGATAAAGAACTGGTGTTTTGCAAAAATGAGGATGGCATGGCAGGAATGTCTTGTGATAGCATGTATTCACAGGGAGGAAGTGGTAGGCAAAATCCTGTAGGCAAAACTGAAGAGAAATATAATCCTGAATATTCCAGAGATCCTTATCAAACATCATACAGGGTTGATGACTACCGTCGCCAACAGGGTAACCCATCATCTTATTCCGGAGACTCATGTAATAACAGCATGTCAAGTCCAGCTCTTAGAAAAGCTCCTTTAGCCCCAACACTTCTTCCACACACTCAAAATCAGCAGCAGCAGCACCATCACCAACAGCAATCTCATCTTCCCCTCTCCTCTCTTTTGGATGACTCTGAAGATGAAGTCACCAGTAGTGCCATGTCTGCcattgctgctgctgctgctgcctCTGTCTTGCCTGCTGAAATGAACAATACTGGGGGACGAGAGGAACGGAGGGACATCATTGGAGGTCTGTTAGGTGGACTTGGCTTTGGGTCTATGGGCCCCTCTTCATCTACATCTGCTGGCAATGGCGGAAACGAAGAATGCCTAAGTGGATCAATGATACCTTTATCTCACCCCacccagcagcagcagcagccacCACCTAATTCACAAAATGCCAATCCTAATGCCAAACCCAAGCGGCCACGCAAGCCCAGGCAGAAAAGAGAGCCGAGACCTGGTGGGGCTCCAGGAGAAGGCGTTAAGCGTCGAAGAAACAATCAGGGTGGGGCTGCTGGAGATGGTTCAGAAAGACCTTATTTGTGCACTGTTTGTGGGCGGGGCTTCAGCAGACGAGAAACTTTACGTCGTCATGAACGTGTGCATACAGGAGAAAAGCCTTTTCATTGTGACATCTGTGGAAAAGACTTTAGAGAACCTTTTCACCTTACCAAACACCATACTGTTCACTCTGGGGAGAAGAACTACAAATGTACCCTCTGTGGAAAAGATTTCGGATATGCACAGAGTCTAAAAAGACATGAAAAGCTGCATCTAAGGGGAGATTTTAAGCCAAGGCGAAGTAAAACCAAATCTGCTGCAAATCAAGGAGGACCTGCAAATCAAGAACAAACCAATCAATCCAATTCTGGCGCTTATTATTCTTATTCTCAGGAGAACAAAGTTCAAGGATCTAATGCTAGCACAAGTAACCAACCCCCTCCTAAGCTGTACACATGTGAGATTTGTTGGAAATCTTTCCGTCATCACTTCCATCTGACTGCCCATCACCAAGCCATTCATGAACATGGTGGGGAGAAACTTTTTTCATGTGAAGTCTGTGGCAAGGCTTTCTCCTATTCCAACAGCCTGACCAGACATAGATTATCTCAACACGGTTTGTCCCGTACTGGACCAACACCGCAACCGACAGGAACTGAATCCATTGGAAATGCCCCATCTGTTTCAGAAAGTGAGGCCGCAACAAATGCTCTCCTTCATATAACACCCGAAAGTGGAGGTCATGGAGTACAACAGCCCCATTCAACAATTGCTCACACGCAGCACCCTCAGCCTGCTGGTTATTCCCCTCTTTTCTACACTCCTGAGTCAGGACATCACAGTTCAAATGTCTCTTCGCACCCCCAACATCTGCACTACTCCAACCCCAACATGGGTCCCCTTCAGCTTCAACAGCCATTAAGTGGAAAGGGGCAGCTAATTTATTCAGGGGTTCAAGGTAACACCCTTCATTCCACTCCACCTCACATCAACATCTCCTCAACCCACCACCCTCAACATCACCAGCAACAGCACCCGTTTTCAATGCAGTCTCAACATTTACAACAAAGCCCTCAGGCCCAAGAGGATGCCACCCAAcggaagaagaaaaaaaaaaagaaaaaatataaactgaCCAGTGATTTGCCGTTACTGAGTGGATTCAGTGCTTATGAAATTGCCCGAAGGCAAATATATCTAAAAAGGAAAAAATGCAGACTTCAGCAGCAGCGAAAAAGAAAGAAGTGGATAGCCCAGCTAAAGTGGGCCAAGTTTACTGGAGGAGGGCTTGGAATGAATGTAGGTGGAGGCACGTGGCGTGTGGGGCAATTAAGATTTAGAGGCCTGAGGTCACTCGTTGTCCCCTTAAAATCATACTCATGCCCTGTCTGTCCCTTTACCACTTTTACAAGTCATATAACTCTTTCAGTTCACCGTGCAACCAGGCATCCGCCAAGAAAACATGGGCGTCACGTTCGCCTGCGCTGCATAGTCTGTGGAAAGCGTTCTCGAAGACTACTGTCGGCTCTTCGTCATCGGGCCTATCACCTTTCTCAAGGAGCTTTCTCTTGCTCTCACTGTCCCTCTCGCTTCTGGAATGGTGCTCACCTGCGGCGCCACAGATTTGCTTGCCGACGTGTCAGTAGAGGAAACAAAATCTCAATAAAGGGGACTAACGTTCAGAAGGCTATGGACCAGATTGAAAGATCAAGAGTTGTTACAGGCTACAGGCACTAA